One region of Acropora muricata isolate sample 2 chromosome 13, ASM3666990v1, whole genome shotgun sequence genomic DNA includes:
- the LOC136896066 gene encoding uncharacterized protein has product MASGSTAFVQAVQYNSLPQFMFKQTPDATYDRDESFADKQGPLQKLKECYINELKTVATKDRKLGEFIAVLETQNGPSREASPQPIVKRIRLEVSDEDDLPDSKEVDTTDSEDSENDEVMDDITERELALVKIEFRSFIHKVWLRRIGLSREQGDTSYDSSLRDLELTIHNAQEYIKRCKFIVKEIYNEDELQQRIRENTGSLEEVLNKVLEKKEISGFEMTDEDILLFQRPTVLLCASLGLKLDFLDRLDTFPDDHFHHRSLCYWIDIFLENNSKSLSLEKKTLLTLDLLDSIGFDPLSTAVDTIMARSSKGNMQCHIEPSEWARIFIQDEFNYNPLLSSRVDKFPFQSDLTNSWFQLPNTNYEESESSLDPCHINIVNFVTTESNALKDIRSKLDGFLSQREWATALYHGTDHHSAVDILFRGIDLRAGRQNRDFSCGSGFYLTENLDEAVHWATSTTAKPAILVFQVNHEENLNNAKRLDLNNEVEKWYEIVTSFRSGRRTAKTWKSVSAYDLIEGPQATMRYDEASRELLWKPKPSSYQMCLISDDFAETFEKTLHSIFFLEVS; this is encoded by the coding sequence atggcGTCTGGTTCGACGGCCTTCGTCCAAGCTGTACAGTATAACTCCCTGCCGCAGTTCATGTTCAAACAAACACCAGATGCTACATACGATCGCGATGAATCGTTCGCCGATAAACAAGGACCGTTACAAAAGTTAAAGGAATGCTACATAAACGAGTTGAAAACAGTAGCTACGAAAGATAGGAAGCTAGGAGAGTTTATCGCCGTTTTAGAAACTCAAAACGGACCTTCCAGGGAAGCATCTCCGCAACCAATAGTCAAAAGAATTAGATTAGAAGTCTCCGATGAAGATGACCTACCAGACTCGAAGGAAGTTGACACAACAGACTCGGAGGACAGCGAAAACGATGAAGTCATGGATGACATCACTGAAAGAGAACTAGCACTGGTCAAAATCGAATTTCGTTCTTTCATCCATAAAGTCTGGTTGCGAAGAATAGGACTGTCAAGAGAGCAGGGTGACACGAGTTATGATTCAAGTCTTCGTGATCTTGAACTAACTATTCACAACGCTCAAGAATATATCAAGAGATGCAAATTTATTGTCAAAGAAATTTACAACGAAGACGAATTGCAGCAAAGGATCCGTGAAAATACAGGTTCCCTAGAAGAGGTTTTAAACAAAGTACTCGAGAAGAAAGAAATATCAGGGTTTGAAATGACAGACGAAGACATCCTCCTATTTCAGCGGCCAACGGTTCTACTGTGTGCCTCGCTTGGACTCAAGTTGGACTTCCTCGACCGTCTTGACACTTTTCCAGACGATCATTTCCATCATCGTTCTCTATGTTACTGGATTGATATCTTTCTAGAAAACAACAGCAAGTCTCTCAGCTTAGAGAAGAAAACCCTCCTCACGTTGGATCTGCTTGATTCCATCGGTTTTGATCCATTGAGTACAGCCGTTGACACCATTATGGCGCGGTCTTCCAAAGGAAACATGCAGTGTCACATCGAACCTAGCGAATGGGCTAGAATTTTTATTCAGGATGAATTTAATTATAACCCTCTGCTTTCCTCTCGAGTTGATAAGTTTCCTTTCCAGAGCGATTTGACGAATTCATGGTTTCAGCTTCCGAATACAAATTATGAAGAAAGTGAAAGCAGTCTGGACCCTTGCCACATCAACATCGTCAACTTTGTCACGACGGAATCGAACGCTTTAAAGGACATTCGTTCCAAATTAGATGGCTTTCTATCACAAAGAGAGTGGGCAACTGCTCTTTATCATGGCACAGACCATCACAGTGCTGTCGACATCTTATTTAGGGGAATCGATCTTAGGGCTGGCAGACAGAATCGCGATTTTAGCTGTGGATCAGGCTTTTATTTAACCGAGAATTTGGACGAAGCTGTGCATTGGGCAACAAGCACAACAGCAAAGCCCGCCATTTTGGTATTTCAAGTCAACCACGAGGAGAATCTAAACAACGCCAAAAGACTAGATTTAAACAACGAAGTGGAGAAATGGTATGAAATTGTGACCTCCTTTAGATCGGGAAGAAGAACAGCCAAGACATGGAAAAGTGTCAGTGCTTATGACCTGATTGAGGGACCACAAGCGACAATGAGATACGACGAAGCATCTCGTGAGCTTCTTTGGAAACCGAAGCCTTCATCTTACCAGATGTGCTTGATTTCAGACGACTTTGCTGAGACTTTTGAAAAGACTCTtcactcaattttttttttagaggtATCTTAA
- the LOC136895808 gene encoding plasminogen-binding protein PgbA-like, translated as MPFRWPNTSQDVMLATEVAQRRPKCPTDYEEIARVLSPIFSEDKRPVVLSGRACRERMNGLMSKYLEEDKKALKRSGTEEEYSELNQLLEDINAFRKDMEDEAKKALGSKKRKEKDDREKGEEMREAALIGIAKRKNAASSSSSENSSSDESSKENEASASTSKCKTPAKGKKSRKKKRASKLTALEMLEEKNKQKAVLKEKELEQRRLELEFQKRKYEDEAKERKERLNQELEERRLLFALLKDKV; from the exons ATGCCTTTTAGATGGCCAAACACTAGCCAAGACGTGATGCTGGCGACCGAGGTGGCCCAACGAAGGCCAAAATGTCCCACTGATTATGAGGAAATTGCGAGGGTACTTTCCCCTATTTTTTCAGAAGACAAAAGACCCGTTGTGCTCTCAGGGCGAGCTTGTAGAGAAAGGATGAATGGCCTTATGTCAAaataccttgaagaagataaaaaGGCTCTTAAAAG GTCTGGTACAGAGGAGGAGTATTCAGAGCTTAACCAGCTTTTGGAGGATATAAACGCTTTTCGGAAAGATATGGAGGACGAAGCAAAGAAAGCTCTTGGAAGTAAGaaacggaaagaaaaagatgatCGGGAGAAGGGTGAGGAGATGAGGGAGGCGGCCCTTATTGGAATAGCAA AGAGAAAGAACGCAGCATCCAGCTCATCAAGTGAAAATAGCAGTTCTGATGAGAGCTCAAAAGAGAACGAAGCCAGTGCCAGCACAAGCAAATGTAAAACTC CTGCTAAAGGcaagaaaagcagaaagaaaAAACGAGCATCTAAGCTGACAGCACTGGAAAtgcttgaagaaaaaaacaaacagaaggcAGTTCTAAAGGAAAAGGAGCTGGAACAGAGAAGGCTTGAATTAGAGTTTCAGAAGAGAAAGTATGAGGATGAGGCAAAAGAGAGAAAGGAGAGGCTCAACCAAGAGTTAGAAGAGAGAAGGTTGTTATTTGCCCTCCTCAAGGATAAAGTCTGA